A genomic stretch from Arachis stenosperma cultivar V10309 chromosome 3, arast.V10309.gnm1.PFL2, whole genome shotgun sequence includes:
- the LOC130969262 gene encoding uncharacterized protein LOC130969262 isoform X2, giving the protein MKNHKPLFFITIFTVLVAVVPTVQLVVASSPSASSSSSRNVGEWEILTKHNFSSQIQLYPHILLLLTIPWSGEARSLMKDVSLMVSDRFEEFGNLKLMYMHRNIEKMLADSLGASADGISVLYFHYSVSYKYKGRFNARNILSSLRPYMSLAPEEVPLKSLNTPEDLRVFVDSTDKVLVLVDFCGWTPKLLAKSRKNGTENGFSMRGDHLGMGFSGGNDKLPISSGKTNQKVPENHMCKAELGINNGFCEAPGLGESASVNDGLLEDSKDTTFHVPYSCSPEQFERFHSFYLKFMTAVREFFLPPERHRFGLVSDKSMLSSLGVDESGSWFAVLYQAGCSSCSNIIKVEDDLNYVLQMNNYFVKELEGNGHDRDPILPANKPSVLLFVDRSSDSSETRGKSKEALDAFRVLAQHYNVVNQAGNSSNDNHVKVSVQDYHEWKSKSEHPKLKLSMTAQKIKLKEKLSSIMLLKDGQQLRLENIASDIKASSLSEIFGYLLQQKKASKLSSLAKDLGFQLLSDDIDIKSANAEQPPSEFQSNQISTETSQEGHTDTVEQENGPHRSAIELQNNPNLNDPSSQHDEVKPPTIVSSNDIKYGDSEESVGDQDLSAANLKLETEDSSDGYTIGEGKSHFIGFNGSFFYSDGNYQLLKSLTGGSTIPSLVIVDPFWQQHYVYPEEETFDFSSLHAFLSEFLNGTLYPYQRSGHVLKGQREATRPPFVNLDFHELDSIPRITTCTFSELVIGFNLSNKENASNAWNKDVLVLFSNSWCAFCQRMEMVVREVYLAIKDYANMLRSGSQDVKGLDYVTLKLPEIYLLDCTLNDCDLILKSANQGEVYPALILFPAEIKKAILYQGDMAVIDIMKFVADHGSNFHHLIKEKVLWVSERVVKNQDLYDTLQTEIHEESLHKHSKYVAAPVHDNMGDEVVRPNVMNSPVSDGSHEALSQVMIGSVLIATEKLSGVQPFDRAKILIVAADQLTGFQGLIINKPIEWNVLPTLQEGFEKLKEAPLSFGGPVMQSGLPLSSLTTVSSGSSPEILPRIYFLDQVTTIRKIEELKSANKPADNYWFFLGFSSWGWDQLYHEMAAGAWDLSDDGVRHLNWP; this is encoded by the exons ATGAAGAATCACAAACCACTATTCTTCATCACCATATTCACGGTGCTAGTCGCAGTGGTACCTACCGTACAACTAGTTGTAGCATCGTCACCATCAGCATCATCGTCATCATCGCGCAACGTTGGCGAATGGGAGATCCTCACCAAACACAATTTCTCTTCTCAGATCCAACTCTATCCCCACATCCTCCTTCTCCTCACTATTCCAT GGTCTGGTGAGGCTCGTTCTCTTATGAAGGATGTGTCACTAATGGTTTCTGATAGATTTGAAGAGTTTGGCAATCTGAAATTGATGTATATGCATAGGAATATTGAGAAGATGCTGGCAGATTCCCTTGGTGCTAGTGCTGATGGGATATCAGTGCTTTATTTTCACTATTCGGTGTCTTACAAGTACAAAGGGAGGTTCAATGCCAGGAACATTTTGTCTTCATTGCGTCCTTACATGTCTCTTGCGCCTGAGGAGGTTCCTCTCAAATCCCTCAACACTCCTGAGGATTTGAGAGTCTTCGTCGATTCAACCGATAAGGTTCTGGTTCTTGTTGACTTTTGTGGTTGGACCCCGAAGCTACTCGCCAAGAGTAGGAAAAATGGAACAGAAAATGGGTTTAGCATGCGAG GTGATCACCTTGGAATGGGCTTTAGCGGAGGGAATGACAAACTTCCAATATCAAGTGGGAAGACTAACCAGAAGGTGCCTG AGAATCATATGTGCAAGGCGGAGCTTGGTATCAATAATGGGTTCTGTGAAGCTCCTGGGCTTGGGGAATCTGCCTCGGTAAATGATGGTCTTCTTGAGGATTCTAAGGATACAACTTTTCATGTTCCATATTCCTGTTCACCTGAACAGTTCGAACGGTTTCATTCTTTTTACTTGAAATTCATGACTGCTGTGAGAGAATTCTTTCTGCCTCCAGAACGACATAGATTTGGTCTGGTTTCAGATAAATCAATGCTTTCATCCCTTGGTGTTGATGAATCTGGTTCGTGGTTTGCAGTTCTCTACCAAGCTGGGTGTTCAAGTTgttcaaatattattaaagtagAGGATGACTTGAACTATGTTTTGCAGATGAATAATTATTTTGTCAAAGAG CTGGAAGGTAATGGACATGATCGGGATCCAATTTTACCAGCAAACAAGCCATCAGTACTTTTATTTGTTGATAGATCATCTGACTCCTCTGAGACTAGGGGGAAAAGTAAGGAAGCACTTGATGCTTTTAGAGTATTGGCACAACACTATAATGTTGTGAATCAAGCAGGTAATAGTAGCAATGATAATCACGTGAAAGTTTCTGTCCAAGATTATCATGAGTGGAAGAGTAAATCTGAGCATCCCAAGTTAAAGTTGTCTATGACAGCTCAGAAGATTAAACTAAAGGAGAAGCTGTCTTCCATCATGCTTCTAAAAGATGGTCAGCAACTTCGTTTGGAAAATATAGCTTCGGATATAAAAGCTAGTTCTTTGAGTGAGATCTTTGGTTACCTTCTCCAGCAAAAGAAGGCTTCAAAACTTAGCTCCCTTGCAAAGGATTTAGGTTTCCAACTTTTATCTGATGATATTGATATCAAGTCAGCAAATGCTGAACAACCACCGTCAGAGTTTCAGTCAAATCAAATTTCAACAGAAACTTCTCAAGAAGGCCATACGGATACTGTAGAGCAGGAAAATGGTCCACATAGATCTGCTATTGAGCTTCAGAACAATCCCAATTTAAATGATCCCTCTTCTCAGCATGACGAAGTGAAGCCACCTACTATTGTCTCAAGTAATGATATAAAATATGGGGATTCTGAAGAATCTGTTGGTGATCAAGATCTTTCTGCTGCCAACTTGAAACTGGAAACAGAAGATTCTTCAGATGGGTACACGATCGGGGAAGGAAAGTCTCATTTTATTGGTTTTAATGGTTCTTTTTTCTATTCTGATGGAAATTACCAGTTACTTAAAAGTCTAACTGGGGGTTCTACAATTCCATCTTTGGTTATAGTTGACCCCTTTTGGCAACAACACTATGTTTACCCTGAAGAGGAAACTTTCGACTTTTCTTCACTGCATGCTTTTCTTTCCGAGTTTCTTAATGGAACCCTGTATCCGTATCAGCGGTCAGGACATGTTCTTAAAGGCCAAAGGGAGGCCACCCGTCCTCCATTTGTTAATTTGGATTTTCATGAGCTGGACTCTATACCTAGGATCACGACTTGCACTTTCTCTGAACTTGTTATTGGTTTCAACCTGTCTAATAAAGAAAATGCTTCTAATGCATGGAATAAAGATGTGTTGGTCTTGTTTAGCAATAGTTGGTGTGCATTTTGCCAGAGAATGGAAATGGTTGTACGGGAAGTATATTTGGCCATCAAGGACTATGCAAATATGTTGAGGAGTGGATCCCAGGACGTGAAAG GCTTGGATTATGTTACGCTGAAGCTTCCTGAAATCTACTTATTAGATTGTACGTTGAATGACTGTGACTTGATATTGAAGTCAGCAAATCAG GGCGAGGTTTATCCTGCACTGATTTTATTTCCGGCAGAAATCAAGAAAGCTATTCTTTATCAAGGAGATATGGCAGTAATTGATATTATGAAGTTTGTGGCTGACCATGGAAGTAACTTTCATCATCTTATCAAGGAGAAAG TTCTTTGGGTATCTGAGAGGGTAGTGAAGAATCAAGATTTGTATGATACTTTGCAAACTGAAATCCATGAAGAATCACTTCATAAACACAGCAAATATGTTGCAGCTCCAGTTCATGATAACATGGGGGACGAGGTGGTCAGACCTAATGTGATGAATTCACCTGTATCAGATGGATCACATGAAGCATTGTCTCAAGTGATGATTGGTTCAGTGCTAATTGCCACAGAAAAGCTCTCTGGGGTTCAGCCATTTGACAGAGCGAAGATTCTCATCGTGGCAGCTGATCAATTAACCGGATTTCAAGGTCTTATCATTAACAAGCCTATAGAATGGAATGTTCTGCCTACACTCCAAGAAGGCTTTGAAAAGCTTAAGGAGGCTCCTCTATCCTTTGGTGGTCCAGTTATGCAATCTGGACTGCCTCTTTCATCTTTAACAACAGTTTCCAGTGGTTCTTCACCCGAAATCCTTCCCCGAATTTACTTTCTTGATCAGGTAACAACAATTCGAAAAATCGAGGAACTAAAGTCAGCAAATAAACCAGCTGATAATTACTGGTTTTTCCTCGGGTTCTCGAGTTGGGGTTGGGACCAGTTATATCATGAAATGGCAGCAGGAGCATGGGACTTGAGTGATGATGGCGTGAGACATTTAAATTGGCCATGA
- the LOC130968469 gene encoding alanine--tRNA ligase, which yields MRRGFFGAANNRNCFTKPPLISSSVFTLLKPFCAVASSSARSLPTSVASAAAMPGSDSPNREWPAKRVRDTFFKFFEEKRHVYWRSSPVVPFNDPTLLFANAGMNQFKPIFLGTVDPNTALSKLTRAYNTQKCIRAGGKHNDLDDVGKDTYHHTFFEMLGNWSFGDYFKEEAITWAWELLTKVYKLPSDRIYATYFGGDENAGLAPDNEARDIWLKFLPPGRVLPFGCKDNFWEMGETGPCGPCTEVHFDRIGNREASSLVNNDDPTLIEIWNLVFIQYNREADASLKPLPAKHVDTGLGFERLTSVLQNKMSNYDTDVFLPIFDAIQLETGARPYSGKVGPDDADKVDMAYRVVADHIRTLSFAIADGSRPGNDGREYVLRRILRRAVRYGREVLKAKEGFFNRLVSVVVKVMGDVFPELKQQEAHIRDVIEEEEESFGRTLIKGIEKFNNAVQHVQDKQLSGEEAFVLWDTYGFPIDLTKLMAEEKGLTVDEDGYNKALEAARERSRNAQATQAGGAIIMDADATSVLHRRGIAPTDDSFKYVWFKDHESVVKAIYTGSEFVESVETDGDIGVVLESTSFYAEQGGQIFDTGSLEGPHASFKVHNVQVFGGFVLHIGSNGNGISVGDKVVCKVDYGRRSLIAPNHTCTHMLNFALREVLGDHVDQKGSIVLPEKLRFDFSHGKPVDPDNLRKIESIVNEQIRDELDVNAKEATLAEAKRINGLRAVFGEVYPDPVRVVSIGEKVEDLLADPENKKWLSISSELCGGTHISNTREAKAFALLSEEGIAKGIRRITAVTTDRASDAIRVADEFEQHVDNAAKLEGSSLEEKVLYLKSNVETLSIPAAKKADIKNKIVQLQDRVRKAQKQIAEENKRKAVTITAEKAELAASDGKTFCVSQVEVGLDVNAVREAVTKVMEQKGISVMVFSTDKSTNKAVVCAGVPEKGDKGKLDVTEWLTNALGPLKGRCGKGKGGLATGQGTDASHVSEAMDLATSFASMKLT from the exons ATGAGAAGAGGATTTTTTGGAGCTGCCAATAACCGTAACTGCTTCACTAAGCCGCCACTCATTTCCAGCTCCGTCTTCACTCTTCTCAAACCCTTCTGCGCCGTCGCGTCTTCCTCCGCCAGATCTCTTCCTACTTCCGTCGCTTCCGCCGCCGCGATGCCTGGTTCTGACTCGCCCAACCGGGAGTGGCCGGCGAAGCGCGTGAGGGACACTTTCTTTAAGTTCTTCGAAGAAAAGCGCCATGTCTACTGGCGGTCCAGTCCCGTTGTTCCATTCAATGACCCTACCCTATTGTTCGCCAACGCTG GTATGAACCAGTTCAAGCCAATATTTTTGGGGACTGTGGATCCCAACACTGCCTTGAGCAAGCTCACTCGTGCCTATAATACCCAAAAGTGCATTCGTGCTGGTGGTAAACACAATGACCTTGACGATGTAGGGAAAGATACCTACCACCACACATTCTTTGAAATGCTGGGAAATTGGTCGTTTGGAGATTACTTCAAAGAAGAAGCTATTACTTGGGCATGGGAACTTCTAACAAAA GTCTATAAATTACCATCAGATCGCATTTATGCTACATATTTTGGTGGTGACGAAAATGCTGGTCTTGCCCCTGATAATGAGGCTAGAGATATATGGCTAAAGTTTTTGCCTCCTGGACGTGTGCTTCCTTTTGGCTGTAAA gacaATTTCTGGGAGATGGGTGAGACTGGTCCTTGTGGACCTTGCACCGAAGTACATTTTGATCGAATTGGAAACCGTGAAGCTTCATCATTAGTTAATAATGATGACCCTACATTAATTGAGATATGGAACCTTGTCTTTATTCAG TATAATAGGGAGGCCGATGCTTCTCTTAAACCTCTTCCAGCAAAGCATGTTGATACCGGCTTGGGTTTTGAACGTTTGACATCTGTACTACAAAACAAAATGAGCAATTATGACACTGATGTCTTCTTGCCAATCTTTGATGCTATTCAGTTG GAAACTGGTGCTAGGCCATATTCTGGTAAGGTTGGGCCAGATGATGCAGATAAAGTTGACATGGCATACAGGGTTGTTGCAGACCACATCAGAACTCTATCATTTGCTATTGCTGATGGGTCTCGTCCTG GCAACGATGGCCGGGAGTATGTTCTTAGGCGTATTCTCCGTCGTGCAGTTCGGTATGGCCGTGAAGTTCTAAAAGCTAAGGAGGGGTTTTTTAACAG GCTTGTAAGTGTTGTGGTCAAGGTGATGGGCGATGTTTTCCCTGAGCTAAAACAACAGGAGGCACACATCAGGGATGTAattgaagaggaggaggaaagtTTTGGCAGAACCTTAATTAAG GGGATTGAGAAATTTAATAATGCTGTTCAACATGTTCAGGACAAACAGCTGAGTGGAGAG GAAGCATTTGTCCTCTGGGATACATATGGGTTCCCAATAGATCTCACTAAG CTGATGGCTGAAGAAAAAGGTTTAACTGTTGATGAAGATGGATATAATAAGGCCTTGGAGGCTGCAAGAGAGCGATCAAGGAATGCTCAAGCAACG CAAGCAGGTGGTGCCATTATCATGGATGCTGATGCTACCTCAGTGTTGCACAGAAGGGGCATTGCTCCAACTGATGATAGCTTCAAATATGTTTGGTTCAAG GACCACGAGAGCGTGGTGAAAGCAATATACACTGGTTCTGAGTTTGTTGAATCTGTTGAAACTGATGGTGACATTGGTGTCGTTCTTGAATCTACAAGTTTCTATGCTGAACAAGGTGGTCAG ATTTTCGACACTGGATCACTGGAGGGTCCACATGCATCATTCAAAGTTCACAACGTACAAGTATTTGGAGGTTTTGTTCTCCACATTGGTTCTAATGGGAATGGAATCTCTGTTGGTGACAAAGTAGTATGCAAG GTTGATTATGGTAGGCGTTCCCTTATAGCCCCCAACCATACCTGCACACACATGTTAAACTTTGCTCTTAGG GAAGTACTTGGGGATCATGTTGACCAGAAAGGATCCATTGTTCTTCCTGAAAAATTGAGATTTGATTTTTCTCATG GCAAGCCTGTTGATCCCGACAATTTGAGGAAAATCGAATCAATTGTTAATGAGCAAATTAGGGATGAGTTAGATGTCAATGCAAAGGAGGCAACTCTTGCTGAAGCCAAGCGTATTAATGGCTTACGAGCTGTGTTTGGAGAA GTTTATCCTGATCCCGTAAGAGTTGTATCAATCGGAGAAAAAGTTGAGGATCTCCTTGCCGACcctgaaaataaaaaatggttATCTATTTCATCAGAATTATGTGGTG GCACCCATATATCAAACACAAGAGAGGCCAAAGCTTTTGCTCTTTTATCTGAGGAGGGAATTGCAAAGGGAATACGCAGAATAACAGCTGTGACAACTGATCGTGCTTCTGATGCAATAAGAGTTGCAGATGAATTTGAGCAACACGTAGACAATGCAGCCAAGTTAGAGGGAAGTTCACTGGAAGAG AAAGTTTTGTACCTGAAAAGCAATGTGGAAACCTTATCTATTCCTGCAGCCAAGAAAGCTGACATAAAGAACAAGATAGTCCAACTTCAG GATCGGGTGAGAAAAGCACAAAAGCAAATTGCTGAAGAAAATAAACGTAAAGCTGTGACGATTACAGCTgagaaggctgaacttgctgCATCAGATGGGAAAACATTTTGCGTGTCCCAGGTTGAAGTTGGTCTGGATGTAAATGCAGTGCGTGAAGCAGTTACAAAAGTCATGGAGCAGAAG GGTATATCTGTTATGGTATTTAGCACTGACAAGTCTACAAACAAGGCTGTAGTTTGTGCTGGCGTACCGGAGAAAGGTGATAAAGGCAAGCTGGATGTTACAGAGTGGTTAACCAACGCTTTAGGGCCTCTGAAAGGGAGATGCGGTAAAGGAAAAGGTGGTCTTGCAACAGGCCAG GGTACAGATGCATCACATGTAAGTGAGGCTATGGATCTTGCAACATCATTTGCATCAATGAAATTGACTTAA
- the LOC130965403 gene encoding protein S-acyltransferase 11-like, with product MVNSLHFGGDFNLGIFGYLHLKNHRLTTTLEDEEQHVTTVSENYETTCWGCGLRLSLPTCTSVFKCGWCGALTNPNKQKNVTKGCWWRRLWERCIVSLVFVFMLFIIFGAVWAVLPIVFSFSFFSGIFHSTISAILSIATISFFSLVAFHGAGSPPNILWGSYPTVGRNELENYTFCYYCSKPKSPRTHHCRTCGKCILDMDHHCPFIGNCVGADNHRCFIAFLISALAGTSYASIMSIYAMSHIWQMPSLTYSFENLDGPIGLFPQSRRIVEIMITALSSLLFQSSRGVILVYIIIASVSVQIGLSILLCQQLYYIYEGETYLGHLNLQAHSIEAKKDCQNLVRFFGFPYSVKRFLPNSLLPQKIHVK from the exons ATGGTAAACTCGTTACATTTTGGTGGAGATTTTAACTTGGGTATATTTGGCTATTTGCATCTCAAAAATCATCGGTTAACTACTACTTTGGAGGATGAG GAGCAGCATGTGACTACAGTTTCTGAGAATTATGAAACAACATGCTGGGGTTGTGGACTGCGCCTTTCGCTTCCTACTTGTACATCTGTTTTCAAATGTGGCTGGTGTGGAGCTTTAACAAATCCAAACAAGCAGAAAAATGTCACTAAGGGCTGTTGGTGGAGACGGCTGTGGGAACGGTGCATCGTTTCATTGGTCTTTGTGTTTATGCTCTTTATAATAT TTGGTGCAGTGTGGGCAGTCCTTCCCATTGTCTTTTCTTTCAGTTTCTTTTCTGGGATTTTTCACTCCACCATTTCAGCAATCTTGTCCATAGCCACCATTTCTTTCTTCAGCCTCGTTGCATTTCACGGTGCTGGATCGCCTCCAAACATATTATGGGGAAGTTACCCAACTGTAGGTAGAAATGAACTGGAAAATTACACTTTCTGTTACTACTGTTCGAAACCTAAGTCACCGAGAACCCATCACTGTCGAACATGTGGAAAATGTATACTCGACATGGATCACCACTGCCCATTT ATTGGGAACTGTGTTGGTGCAGATAACCACCGCTGCTTCATCGCCTTCCTCATCTCCGCTTTGGCCGGAACCTCCTATGCTTCTATAATGTCCATATATGCAATGTCCCATATATGGCAAATGCCATCACTGACATACTCTTTTGAAAACTTGGATGGGCCTATAGGCCTATTTCCTCAATCGAGACGTATCGTCGAAATTATGATTACTGCACTGAGTTCTCTTCTATTCCAATCCTCAAGGGGTGTTATTCTTGTTTACATAATCATTGCAAGTGTTTCAGTGCAGATAGGACTGAGTATTCTTCTGTGTCAGCAACTGTATTATATTTATGAAGGGGAAACTTACTTGGGTCACCTCAACTTGCAAGCTCATAGCATAGAGGCAAAGAAGGATTGCCAAAATCTTGTTAGATTTTTTGGTTTCCCATATTCTGTAAAAAGATTTTTGCCAAACTCTCTGCTTCCTCAGAAGATACATGTTAAGTGA
- the LOC130969262 gene encoding uncharacterized protein LOC130969262 isoform X1, giving the protein MKNHKPLFFITIFTVLVAVVPTVQLVVASSPSASSSSSRNVGEWEILTKHNFSSQIQLYPHILLLLTIPWSGEARSLMKDVSLMVSDRFEEFGNLKLMYMHRNIEKMLADSLGASADGISVLYFHYSVSYKYKGRFNARNILSSLRPYMSLAPEEVPLKSLNTPEDLRVFVDSTDKVLVLVDFCGWTPKLLAKSRKNGTENGFSMRGDHLGMGFSGGNDKLPISSGKTNQKVPENHMCKAELGINNGFCEAPGLGESASVNDGLLEDSKDTTFHVPYSCSPEQFERFHSFYLKFMTAVREFFLPPERHRFGLVSDKSMLSSLGVDESGSWFAVLYQAGCSSCSNIIKVEDDLNYVLQMNNYFVKELEGNGHDRDPILPANKPSVLLFVDRSSDSSETRGKSKEALDAFRVLAQHYNVVNQAGNSSNDNHVKVSVQDYHEWKSKSEHPKLKLSMTAQKIKLKEKLSSIMLLKDGQQLRLENIASDIKASSLSEIFGYLLQQKKASKLSSLAKDLGFQLLSDDIDIKSANAEQPPSEFQSNQISTETSQEGHTDTVEQENGPHRSAIELQNNPNLNDPSSQHDEVKPPTIVSSNDIKYGDSEESVGDQDLSAANLKLETEDSSDGYTIGEGKSHFIGFNGSFFYSDGNYQLLKSLTGGSTIPSLVIVDPFWQQHYVYPEEETFDFSSLHAFLSEFLNGTLYPYQRSGHVLKGQREATRPPFVNLDFHELDSIPRITTCTFSELVIGFNLSNKENASNAWNKDVLVLFSNSWCAFCQRMEMVVREVYLAIKDYANMLRSGSQDVKEGLDYVTLKLPEIYLLDCTLNDCDLILKSANQGEVYPALILFPAEIKKAILYQGDMAVIDIMKFVADHGSNFHHLIKEKVLWVSERVVKNQDLYDTLQTEIHEESLHKHSKYVAAPVHDNMGDEVVRPNVMNSPVSDGSHEALSQVMIGSVLIATEKLSGVQPFDRAKILIVAADQLTGFQGLIINKPIEWNVLPTLQEGFEKLKEAPLSFGGPVMQSGLPLSSLTTVSSGSSPEILPRIYFLDQVTTIRKIEELKSANKPADNYWFFLGFSSWGWDQLYHEMAAGAWDLSDDGVRHLNWP; this is encoded by the exons ATGAAGAATCACAAACCACTATTCTTCATCACCATATTCACGGTGCTAGTCGCAGTGGTACCTACCGTACAACTAGTTGTAGCATCGTCACCATCAGCATCATCGTCATCATCGCGCAACGTTGGCGAATGGGAGATCCTCACCAAACACAATTTCTCTTCTCAGATCCAACTCTATCCCCACATCCTCCTTCTCCTCACTATTCCAT GGTCTGGTGAGGCTCGTTCTCTTATGAAGGATGTGTCACTAATGGTTTCTGATAGATTTGAAGAGTTTGGCAATCTGAAATTGATGTATATGCATAGGAATATTGAGAAGATGCTGGCAGATTCCCTTGGTGCTAGTGCTGATGGGATATCAGTGCTTTATTTTCACTATTCGGTGTCTTACAAGTACAAAGGGAGGTTCAATGCCAGGAACATTTTGTCTTCATTGCGTCCTTACATGTCTCTTGCGCCTGAGGAGGTTCCTCTCAAATCCCTCAACACTCCTGAGGATTTGAGAGTCTTCGTCGATTCAACCGATAAGGTTCTGGTTCTTGTTGACTTTTGTGGTTGGACCCCGAAGCTACTCGCCAAGAGTAGGAAAAATGGAACAGAAAATGGGTTTAGCATGCGAG GTGATCACCTTGGAATGGGCTTTAGCGGAGGGAATGACAAACTTCCAATATCAAGTGGGAAGACTAACCAGAAGGTGCCTG AGAATCATATGTGCAAGGCGGAGCTTGGTATCAATAATGGGTTCTGTGAAGCTCCTGGGCTTGGGGAATCTGCCTCGGTAAATGATGGTCTTCTTGAGGATTCTAAGGATACAACTTTTCATGTTCCATATTCCTGTTCACCTGAACAGTTCGAACGGTTTCATTCTTTTTACTTGAAATTCATGACTGCTGTGAGAGAATTCTTTCTGCCTCCAGAACGACATAGATTTGGTCTGGTTTCAGATAAATCAATGCTTTCATCCCTTGGTGTTGATGAATCTGGTTCGTGGTTTGCAGTTCTCTACCAAGCTGGGTGTTCAAGTTgttcaaatattattaaagtagAGGATGACTTGAACTATGTTTTGCAGATGAATAATTATTTTGTCAAAGAG CTGGAAGGTAATGGACATGATCGGGATCCAATTTTACCAGCAAACAAGCCATCAGTACTTTTATTTGTTGATAGATCATCTGACTCCTCTGAGACTAGGGGGAAAAGTAAGGAAGCACTTGATGCTTTTAGAGTATTGGCACAACACTATAATGTTGTGAATCAAGCAGGTAATAGTAGCAATGATAATCACGTGAAAGTTTCTGTCCAAGATTATCATGAGTGGAAGAGTAAATCTGAGCATCCCAAGTTAAAGTTGTCTATGACAGCTCAGAAGATTAAACTAAAGGAGAAGCTGTCTTCCATCATGCTTCTAAAAGATGGTCAGCAACTTCGTTTGGAAAATATAGCTTCGGATATAAAAGCTAGTTCTTTGAGTGAGATCTTTGGTTACCTTCTCCAGCAAAAGAAGGCTTCAAAACTTAGCTCCCTTGCAAAGGATTTAGGTTTCCAACTTTTATCTGATGATATTGATATCAAGTCAGCAAATGCTGAACAACCACCGTCAGAGTTTCAGTCAAATCAAATTTCAACAGAAACTTCTCAAGAAGGCCATACGGATACTGTAGAGCAGGAAAATGGTCCACATAGATCTGCTATTGAGCTTCAGAACAATCCCAATTTAAATGATCCCTCTTCTCAGCATGACGAAGTGAAGCCACCTACTATTGTCTCAAGTAATGATATAAAATATGGGGATTCTGAAGAATCTGTTGGTGATCAAGATCTTTCTGCTGCCAACTTGAAACTGGAAACAGAAGATTCTTCAGATGGGTACACGATCGGGGAAGGAAAGTCTCATTTTATTGGTTTTAATGGTTCTTTTTTCTATTCTGATGGAAATTACCAGTTACTTAAAAGTCTAACTGGGGGTTCTACAATTCCATCTTTGGTTATAGTTGACCCCTTTTGGCAACAACACTATGTTTACCCTGAAGAGGAAACTTTCGACTTTTCTTCACTGCATGCTTTTCTTTCCGAGTTTCTTAATGGAACCCTGTATCCGTATCAGCGGTCAGGACATGTTCTTAAAGGCCAAAGGGAGGCCACCCGTCCTCCATTTGTTAATTTGGATTTTCATGAGCTGGACTCTATACCTAGGATCACGACTTGCACTTTCTCTGAACTTGTTATTGGTTTCAACCTGTCTAATAAAGAAAATGCTTCTAATGCATGGAATAAAGATGTGTTGGTCTTGTTTAGCAATAGTTGGTGTGCATTTTGCCAGAGAATGGAAATGGTTGTACGGGAAGTATATTTGGCCATCAAGGACTATGCAAATATGTTGAGGAGTGGATCCCAGGACGTGAAAG AAGGCTTGGATTATGTTACGCTGAAGCTTCCTGAAATCTACTTATTAGATTGTACGTTGAATGACTGTGACTTGATATTGAAGTCAGCAAATCAG GGCGAGGTTTATCCTGCACTGATTTTATTTCCGGCAGAAATCAAGAAAGCTATTCTTTATCAAGGAGATATGGCAGTAATTGATATTATGAAGTTTGTGGCTGACCATGGAAGTAACTTTCATCATCTTATCAAGGAGAAAG TTCTTTGGGTATCTGAGAGGGTAGTGAAGAATCAAGATTTGTATGATACTTTGCAAACTGAAATCCATGAAGAATCACTTCATAAACACAGCAAATATGTTGCAGCTCCAGTTCATGATAACATGGGGGACGAGGTGGTCAGACCTAATGTGATGAATTCACCTGTATCAGATGGATCACATGAAGCATTGTCTCAAGTGATGATTGGTTCAGTGCTAATTGCCACAGAAAAGCTCTCTGGGGTTCAGCCATTTGACAGAGCGAAGATTCTCATCGTGGCAGCTGATCAATTAACCGGATTTCAAGGTCTTATCATTAACAAGCCTATAGAATGGAATGTTCTGCCTACACTCCAAGAAGGCTTTGAAAAGCTTAAGGAGGCTCCTCTATCCTTTGGTGGTCCAGTTATGCAATCTGGACTGCCTCTTTCATCTTTAACAACAGTTTCCAGTGGTTCTTCACCCGAAATCCTTCCCCGAATTTACTTTCTTGATCAGGTAACAACAATTCGAAAAATCGAGGAACTAAAGTCAGCAAATAAACCAGCTGATAATTACTGGTTTTTCCTCGGGTTCTCGAGTTGGGGTTGGGACCAGTTATATCATGAAATGGCAGCAGGAGCATGGGACTTGAGTGATGATGGCGTGAGACATTTAAATTGGCCATGA